In Drosophila bipectinata strain 14024-0381.07 chromosome 2R, DbipHiC1v2, whole genome shotgun sequence, one genomic interval encodes:
- the SmydA-6 gene encoding SET domain-containing protein SmydA-8, which translates to MAAVTDDFAKKCQVKHNDTLGRFVIALGNIRAGETLLLEEPIVVLPHAGDRRCSKCFKLTEDFCRKCHLLALCGDCSEHDERDCKRLCDLKLSEEQVHLLQEKKHSEVQSALKCLLLKENLETQPLYEEMSQMENQLTARRGTEIWKNYQEHAYDPLENTGVLKQLNSEANEDLVQGLLGALDVNACEIRAPESGGSMRGLYRRAGLYPHSCLPNLVTAIDDERRIKVYANRFIAAGEILYNCYTNILLGTEERRHILKAGKCFDCSCSRCQDPTELGTHMSSFICSSCACPGGYIVRQPETGTWQCLINPEHTLKQEFVANMLERAKEEIFHARDDIYRLELLLAKLSRLLHGNHYLMLDLKQNIASILRQILQNMAHRPNKKVYERKIRLCQEILLVLKVLAPGISRLKAIALYELANTQAELARKLYSEQEQSSRDLLVELDQTEVMMRESLRMLLFEPLATPEGQLSRSMLRELKDLQNDIKLLQEPNDDVVQ; encoded by the exons ATGGCTGCAGTTACGGATGATTTCGCCAAGAAGTGCCAAGTGAAGCACAACGATACGCTGGGCAG ATTTGTGATCGCTCTGGGCAATATACGAGCTGGTGAAACTTTGCTGCTGGAGGAGCCCATCGTAGTCCTGCCCCACGCTGGCGACAGACGGTGCTCCAAGTGCTTTAAGTTGACTGAGGACTTTTGCCG AAAGTGCCACCTGTTGGCCTTGTGCGGGGACTGCTCCGAGCATGACGAACGAGATTGCAAGAGGCTTTGCGACCTTAAACTCTCCGAAGAGCAAGTGCATCTTCTGCAGGAAAAGAAACATTCTGAAGTGCAATCTGCCCTCAAATGTCTACTTTTGAAGGAAAACTTAGAAACCCAACCCCTTTATGAGGAAATGTCTCAAATGGAAAACCAACTAACAGCCAGGAGAGGCACTGAAATCTGGAAGAACTACCAGGAACATGCCTATGATCCTCTGGAAAACACTGGAGTTCTTAAGCAACTGAACAGTGAGGCTAACGAGGATCTCGTGCAGGGTCTATTGGGGGCGCTGGACGTGAATGCCTGTGAGATACGAGCCCCGGAATCAGGGGGTTCCATGAGGGGACTATATCGCCGGGCAGGACTCTATCCGCACAGTTGCCTGCCCAACCTGGTAACCGCCATTGATGACGAGAGACGCATAAAAGTGTACGCCAATAGATTCATAGCTGCTGGGGAGATACTCTACAATTGCTACACCAATATTCTTCTGGGCACCGAAGAGCGTCGCCACATCCTGAAAGCTGGCAAGTGTTTCGACTGCAGCTGCTCCAGGTGCCAGGATCCTACCGAGCTGGGCACGCACATGAGCAGCTTTATCTGCAGCAGTTGCGCCTGCCCAGGGGGTTACATTGTGCGCCAGCCAGAAACCGGGACCTGGCAATGTCTTATTAATCCGGAACATACTCTCAAGCAAGAGTTCGTGGCCAATATGTTGGAACGAGCTAAGGAAGAAATATTTCACGCCAGGGACGATATTTACCGTTTGGAACTTCTCCTGGCTAAGCTTAGTCGACTTCTCCACGGAAATCACTACCTTATGCTGGATCTTAAACAGAATATAGCCTCTATTCTGCGCCAGATTCTACAAAACATGGCCCATCGTCCGAATAAAAAGGTCTACGAGCGCAAGATTCGTTTGTGCCAAGAGATCTTGCTGGTCCTGAAAGTGTTGGCTCCCGGAATCTCCAGGCTGAAGGCCATAGCCCTTTATGAGTTGGCCAACACCCAAGCGGAGTTGGCCAGAAAACTTTACAGCGAACAAGAGCAGAGCTCCAGGGATCTTCTG GTGGAGCTGGATCAAACGGAGGTGATGATGCGGGAGTCCCTGCGTATGTTGCTCTTCGAGCCCTTGGCCACTCCAGAGGGTCAGCTTTCGCGAAGCATGCTCCGGGAGCTGAAGGATCTCCAAAATGACATAAAATTACTACAAGAGCCCAATGATGATGTGGTCCAATGA